From Hydractinia symbiolongicarpus strain clone_291-10 chromosome 12, HSymV2.1, whole genome shotgun sequence, one genomic window encodes:
- the LOC130622778 gene encoding death-associated protein kinase related-like produces the protein MQHIEDLVNKTESYDKHYDVLNELGRGRFAVVKKCTCKKTGKHYAAKVIKKSRTNSHGRSGREQLLLEIDILNQSNHPKMVRLYNVFETRTEMQLILEFAAGGDLHRHCIEGDVARTEKEICYLIRQICEAVRYLHDQNIVHLDLKPDNILLAKHSEVFPEIRLIDFGLSRRLDVPYSQFDIVGTPEYVAPEVLAYEPIDYGSDMWSVGVVTYVLLSGISPFAGDDVMETYSNIGMVEYDFDCEEFDDISDDAIDFIEKLLIRQPKKRMSACEALEHSWLKQLEGGLTAEDVIQAQHIQLEKPEDVVISPLVEDEYPSSSESETPLEKSTEILKDKTSDSVASDKKEEKNEKETNIDTAAENETSFVDKSEPGPVGEDEPNSVNENESTSVSGNESTSVIEKAPSSVSNSKPSPVANSETDAKITSEAKENIDDNKSKNEKTIPKEAKKSKEMEKKEVSKENNKEAENKKKILEDEENKKEVLEEEETQEDKDGKMEVERDSVQHVDKTTPHTSEPKVGKIEKVTKKTEIVEEKKPVVTSSDKSLHKNTVKPISTGMPKLTALEKRKQAFELAAKADSVKNNRTPNRFERPSSGRTSSSSSTSSTPSRTESPTKLTGRNSQNGSNKSSAESSPVIARKEDVHRSASPTTTPAVGSPARLRKEGNNREGAKSPAGKSNLHNTSVRGKIPGGIAAKMAGKFSNMAESTPGRSSPKPMFVKRNSMEKMSKPTTPTESGEKHLPGTSEKQESQVKEELPKTKKTHSKEEDASKVEKSESNKKTESPKIVQSKTPTHTNSSASSAADIKNNNDTKTEDQTNKQPSALPKDLKVSMTLGGGSMSPSGKKLTVGKLVSSASKKQQEQDEKNDEAEEKDRNSSEPPPMKLQMGKGGSVKMKLGIGRPNKKPETNGDDIRAPKLKELRGKSTSLSRRRADSSPNSPRKNYRRLYVTKVRNSKLYDPDFNIMNSEAAKIMQRVDNDVLQVELRLTSTDLKLLP, from the exons ATGCAGCACATAGAGGATTTGGTCAACAAAACCGAATCTTATGATAAGCACTACGATGTCCTTAATGAATTAGGAAG GGGTCGCTTTGCAGTTGTGAAGAAATGCACGTGCAAGAAAACAGGAAAACATTATGCTGCTaaggttataaaaaaatcaagaacaAACAGTCATGGACGGAGTGGGAGAGAGCAATTACTTTTAgaaattgacattttaaatcaATCCAATCACCCAAAAATGGTTCGATTATATAATGTGTTTGAGACACGTACTGAAATGCAGCTTATATTGGAATT TGCTGCGGGCGGAGATTTACACAGACATTGCATCGAAGGAGATGTTGCACGAACTGAGAAGGAAATATGTTATTTAATTCGTCAAATCTGCGAAGCTGTTCGCTACTTACACGATCAAAATATTGTTCATCTTGATCTTAAG CCAGACAACATTTTACTGGCTAAACATTCAGAGGTGTTCCCTGAAATCAGACTTATAGATTTTGGATTGTCTCGTCGACTCGATGTCCCATACAGTCAGTTTGATATTGTTGGTACACCAGAATATGTTG CACCAGAAGTTTTGGCGTATGAACCGATTGATTATGGTTCTGATATGTG GAGTGTCGGCGTCGTTACTTATGTCTT GTTAAGTGGTATCTCTCCGTTTGCTGGTGACGATGTTATGGAAACTTACTCAAATATCGGCATGGTTGAATATGATTTTGACTGCGAAGAATTTGACGATATATCTGATGACGCCATTGACTTCATAGAGAAGTTATTAATACGGCAGCCAAA GAAGCGGATGAGTGCTTGCGAAGCGTTGGAGCATTCTTGGTTAAAACAACTAGAAGGCGGATTGACAGCAGAAGATGTCATCCAAGCTCAACATATACAGTTGGAAAAACCAGAGGATGTTGTGATCTCGCCTCTCGTAGAAGACGAATACCCTTCCTCTAGCGAGAGTGAAACACCGTTAGAGAAATCGACCGAAATTTTAAAGGATAAAACGAGTGACAGTGTCGCTAgtgacaaaaaagaagaaaaaaatgagaaagaaACGAATATAGATACTGCTGCCGAAAATGAAACGAGTTTTGTTGATAAAAGCGAGCCGGGTCCTGTTGGTGAGGATGAACCGAATTCTGTTAACGAGAATGAGTCGACTTCTGTTAGCGGGAATGAGTCGACATCTGTTATCGAAAAGGCACCAAGTTCCGTTAGTAATAGCAAACCAAGTCCTGTTGCTAACAGCGAAACGGACGCTAAGATAACCAGCGAAGCCAAAGAAAATATTGACGATAATAAATCAAAGAACGAAAAAACGATTCCAAAAGAAgctaaaaaatcaaaagaaatggaaaaaaaagaagtttctaaggaaaataataaagaagcagagaataaaaaaaagattctaGAAGATGAAGAGAATAAAAAAGAGGTCCTAGAAGAAGAGGAGACTCAAGAAGATAAGGATGGAAAAATGGAAGTTGAGAGGGATTCTGTTCAACATGTGGACAAAACTACACCTCACACCAGTGAACCCAAAGTTGGAAAAATCGagaaagtaacaaaaaaaacagaaatcgtCGAGGAAAAAAAACCTGTTGTTACTTCGAGTGATAAATCATTGCACAAAAACACTGTTAAACCGATTAGTACTGGCATGCCTAAGCTTACCGcgttagaaaaaagaaaacaggcATTTGAGTTAGCTGCAAAAGCAGATAGTGTGAAAAACAACAGGACACCGAATCGTTTTGAAAGACCATCAAGTGGAAGAACCTCTTCTTCTAGTAGCACGTCCAGCACACCAAGTCGAACGGAATCTCCCACAAAACTAACAGGGCGTAACTCTCAAAATGGAAGCAACAAATCCTCCGCTGAGAGTTCTCCTGTCATCGCTAGAAAAGAAGATGTTCATCGCTCGGCATCTCCTACAACCACGCCTGCTGTTGGTTCACCGGCTCGGTTGCGTAAAGAAGGTAACAATCGGGAAGGTGCGAAGTCGCCTGCTGGAAAATCTAACTTGCATAATACATCTGTACGTGGGAAGATACCTGGAGGAATTGCAGCGAAAATGGCGGGAAAGTTTTCCAACATGGCTGAGTCAACTCCCGGTAGAAGTTCTCCTAAACCAATGTTTGTAAAACGAAATAGTATGGAAAAAATGTCTAAACCAACCACACCAACGGAGAGTGGGGAAAAGCATTTACCAGGAACTTCTGAGAAACAAGAATCGCAGGTAAAAGAGGAATTACCAAAGACGAAAAAAACACATTCGAAAGAAGAAGATGCGTCAAAAGTTGAGAAGAGCGAGagcaataaaaaaacagaatcgCCTAAAATCGTCCAATCAAAAACACCAACACATACAAATAGTTCAGCTTCTTCAGCAGCGGATATAAAGAATAATAATGACACTAAGACCGAGGATCAGACAAACAAACAACCTTCTGCACTTCCGAAAGATTTGAAAGTTAGCATGACTTTAGGTGGTGGAAGTATGAGTCCATCTGGAAAGAAGTTGACGGTAGGAAAACTAGTAAGCAGTGCcagcaaaaaacaacaagaacaagACGAGAAGAACGACGAAGCAGAGGAAAAAGATCGAAATTCTTCAGAACCGCCGCCCATGAAACTACAAATGGGTAAAGGAGGCTCCGTCAAAATGAAGTTGGGTATTGGTCGCCCGAACAAGAAACCCGAAACAAACGGGGATGATATACGTGCGCCTAAACTGAAAGAGTTGCGAGGTAAAAGCACGAGCTTATCACGAAGACGAGCTGATAGCTCACCAAATAGCCCACGCAAAAATTATCGCCGACTTTATGTGACGAAAGTTCGTAACTCGAAACTTTACGACCCCGACTTTAATATTATGAACTCCGAAGCGGCGAAAATTATGCAGCGTGTCGATAACGATGTTTTGCAAGTTGAACTTCGACTGACATCAACAGATTTGAAGTTGTTACCATAA